In Cotesia glomerata isolate CgM1 linkage group LG3, MPM_Cglom_v2.3, whole genome shotgun sequence, one genomic interval encodes:
- the LOC123262029 gene encoding uncharacterized protein LOC123262029 isoform X2, with translation MDHLKVWEKDVEHGGTKFDKYYVIDSWTYDRFVEARQNYQQVTTRNLQQWALAAASQFLNLQFTASDPWVKKFKQRHNIRQRKITKFVTDKEVHTMPEIIASAEMFRIQTKQLISNFDSDFVINTDQTGCQYQSMFNRTLTEKGSKTVFAKVQDMTKVSHSYTAQYSITLSGKLLPHVFICLQEPTGDFGPRIKKNV, from the exons ATGGATCATTTGAAAGTATGGGAAAAAGATGTTGAACatggtggaactaaatttgataaatattatgtgATTGATTCTTGGACGTATGACCGCTTCGTCGAGGCAAgacaaaattatcaacaagTGACTACACGAAATTTGCAGCAATGGGCTTTAGCTGCAGCCAGCCAGTTTCTTAATCTTCAATTTACAGCGTCCGACCcatgggtaaaaaaatttaaacaaagacacaacatTCGTCAAcgcaaaattacaaaatttgtaacaGACAAAGAAGTTCACACCATGCCAGAAATTATCGCCTCTGCAGAAATGTTTCGCAttcaaacaaaacaattgatATCTAACTTCGATAGTGACTTCGTTATTAATACAGATCAAACag GATGTCAATACCAATCAATGTTTAATAGGACACTGACGGAAAAAGGAAGCAAAACAGTGTTTGCAAAAGTACAAGACATGACCAAGGTGTCACACTCATATACTGCACAATATAGCATAACATTATCTGGAAAATTACTACCACATGTCTTTATTTGTTTGCAAGAGCCTACAGGTGATTTTGGGccaagaataaagaaaaacgtataa
- the LOC123262029 gene encoding uncharacterized protein LOC123262029 isoform X1 — translation MDHLKVWEKDVEHGGTKFDKYYVIDSWTYDRFVEARQNYQQVTTRNLQQWALAAASQFLNLQFTASDPWVKKFKQRHNIRQRKITKFVTDKEVHTMPEIIASAEMFRIQTKQLISNFDSDFVINTDQTDFLKFIFSGCQYQSMFNRTLTEKGSKTVFAKVQDMTKVSHSYTAQYSITLSGKLLPHVFICLQEPTGDFGPRIKKNV, via the exons ATGGATCATTTGAAAGTATGGGAAAAAGATGTTGAACatggtggaactaaatttgataaatattatgtgATTGATTCTTGGACGTATGACCGCTTCGTCGAGGCAAgacaaaattatcaacaagTGACTACACGAAATTTGCAGCAATGGGCTTTAGCTGCAGCCAGCCAGTTTCTTAATCTTCAATTTACAGCGTCCGACCcatgggtaaaaaaatttaaacaaagacacaacatTCGTCAAcgcaaaattacaaaatttgtaacaGACAAAGAAGTTCACACCATGCCAGAAATTATCGCCTCTGCAGAAATGTTTCGCAttcaaacaaaacaattgatATCTAACTTCGATAGTGACTTCGTTATTAATACAGATCAAACag attttttaaaattcatattttcagGATGTCAATACCAATCAATGTTTAATAGGACACTGACGGAAAAAGGAAGCAAAACAGTGTTTGCAAAAGTACAAGACATGACCAAGGTGTCACACTCATATACTGCACAATATAGCATAACATTATCTGGAAAATTACTACCACATGTCTTTATTTGTTTGCAAGAGCCTACAGGTGATTTTGGGccaagaataaagaaaaacgtataa